A stretch of the Acyrthosiphon pisum isolate AL4f chromosome A2, pea_aphid_22Mar2018_4r6ur, whole genome shotgun sequence genome encodes the following:
- the LOC100159472 gene encoding osiris 6-like precursor: protein MSVAFKFGLVVLSACVCLASADPIPAAAVRTQDDGCAGNQDSFACAQMQFYRAARSFFDQDKVDLLGGLSLVKTEKKGRSLAENAEDVNNVENAKDSNDRETALEDFTMHKVMRFFQERTLHWNLSPIVTEVSETARSVVDQIPTQFKSKISNYIEEGRGILKKKKFLKHLIPLLIALKVKLSAFVVIAYVVIALIAKKALLASVISLLVSGFIGIRKLLAAQHQTPHHEVIETHAGHGSYGSSAPSGYSASSSGWDSYGGGHDAHGSYSNNVGQTLAYGGQKPVAR from the exons ATGAGTGTCGCGTTTAAGTTCGGATTAGTAGTGTTGTCGGCGTGCGTGTGCTTGGCTTCGGCCGACCCGATCCCCGCAGCGGCGGTCAGGACACAGGACGACGGATGTGCCGGAAACCAGGACTCGTTTGCGTGCGCACAGATGCAGTTCTACCGGGCCGCCCGGTCTTTCTTCGACCAGGACAAGGTTGACCTTTTGGGAGGTTTGTCCCTCGTCAAGACCGAGAAGAAGGGTAGGTCCCTCGCCGAGAACGCCGAAGATGTCAACAACGTCGAGAACGCCAAAGACTCCAACGACCGCGAGACCGCACTCGAGGACTTCACCATGCATAAGGTAATGCGCTTCTTCCAAGAGAGGACCCTCCACTGGAACTTGTCGCCAATCGTCACCGAAGTATCCGAAACCGCCCGCAGCGTCGTCGACCAAATCCCGACTCAATTCAAATCCAAAATCTCCAACTACATCGAAGAAG GTCGTGGTATCCTCAAGAAGAAGAAGTTCTTGAAGCATCTTATCCCACTCTTGATCGCTCTGAAAGTCAAATTATCCGCCTTTGTCGTTATCGCCTACGTCGTCATCGCTTTGATCGCCAAGAAGGCTCTGTTAGCCTCTGTCATCTCTCTGCTCGTTTCCGGATTCATTGGTATCAGAAAATTGTTGGCCGCTCAACACCAAACACCTCACCACGAAGTG ATCGAGACACACGCCGGACACGGTAGCTACGGTAGCAGCGCCCCAAGCGGTTACAGCGCATCCAGCTCCGGATGGGACAGCTACGGAGGAGGACACGACGCCCATGGATCATACTCCAACAACGTTGGCCAGACCTTGGCCTACGGTGGACAAAAGCCCGTTGCCAGATAG